The DNA segment CGGCGGTGCCGTCCGTCCGGCGGAGACGGGGAGGGAGTGCGTGCATGATCCTGAACAGATCGCCCGTCCGGTAGGCGGCCAGAAGGGCGGGGTGGATGTAGTATTTCCGGCAGGTGGCTGGAGTGTGGTGCAGGCGCAGCGCGGTGTCTTTGATGGACTGCCGGATGACCCGTTCCCGCGCGGTGCGGGTGTCAGGCGGTGGCTCCTTCGCCAGCTCGCGCGCGCACAGCACGGTCGCCTTCCAGGTGCGGAACTGCTTGGCGGTATAGTCTCCTCCGGTGATCTCCTTCAGCCAGCCGTTCACATCCGCGGTGCCGATGTCGTGGAGGCCGCCGTCCCGGTCCTCATAACGGAAAAGGTGCTGCCCGGGGAGTTCCTGCAGCTCGGACACGAGCCGCACCAGACGGGGATTGGCAATTTCCGCCAGGTGTTCCTGACCGGCCTTTCCACGGAACCGGAGCGTGAGCTGGCCGTCCGCCTCCCGTAGGTGCCGGTTGAGCAGGGTGGACAGTCCGAAGGTGCGGTTCTCCTTTTCATAGCGGGCGTTGCCGATGCGGTATCCGGTGCTGTCCAGCAACGCGACGATGCCGGCGATGACCCGGTCCCGCGTGAGTGTGGGTCGGGAAAGGGCCTTCGCCACCTGCTGGCGGATGCGCGGCAGTGCGGCGGCGAATGAGGAAAGCAGCCCGTACTTCCGGTCGGCTGACCCGGCGTGCCATTGGGGATGGTAACGGTATTGCTTCCGCCCGCGGGCGTCGATGCCCGTGGCCTGGAGGTGGCCGTTCTCCAACATGCAGATCCACACGTCCTCATAGGCGGGTGGCACCGCCAGTGACAGGATGCGGCGGCGCTCCGCACGGTCCGCCAGTACCTTTCCATCCGGTTGCAGGAAGCTGAAGCCGGTGCCGCGCCGGTGCCGCCGGTAGCCGGGCATGGTGTCCGTGGTGTAGACCAGGCGGACGATGCCGTCCTCACTCCGCACGGCGATGACGCGGGGCTTTTTCATGGCTCGACGTAGCCCGCCACCCGCGCGGTGACGGTGGTGGGCATCTCCGTGCCCGTGAACACGGCGCGGACCTCGCGGCTGCCACCGCGCGGGATGAAGTCGATGGTCAGCGTGCTTTCCTTTCCGCCGGAGGCGAAGTCCGCGCCCACCACCACGGTCACCTCCGCGGCGGTGGTGGACCCCGTGTTGGTGATGTGGACAGGGACCACCGTGGTGCCGGACGTCCGGATGGCATCGCCCGGATCCACCCGGAAGGCGGCCGGCCGGTCCTCCAGCGTGATGGCACTCCATCCTAGAAAGACGATCACTCCGGCGACAAGCAGGGAACTCAGGCCGAAGACCGCCCACTCCAGCGGGTTCTTCGTATTGCGGCTGTCCTTGGACTTCGTGTTCATGATGGATCGTCCTTTCCGGCGCTACCGCCGGTCTGCAGAAGAAAGCGCCCGGCGGAGGCACCCAGCGCGGCTGGTACGGAGAGCACCACCGTCATGGCAGTGACCAGCGGCGCGGGCTGCCCGTCCAGCTTCCCAAAGAACCACAGCGCGGAGATCGCCGCCACCAGGGCCACGGCATAGGTGGTGGTCACCCCGCGTGCCTTCAGGCAAACAGTGTCCGTCAGAGTGTGGGCCGCCGCACCACGGAAATCCGTGAAATGGAGGATGAGTGAGGAAAGTCCGAGCCCGCAGCCGACCATCAGCAGCAGCTTCCACGGGGCACTCTCCATGGCGATGACGCCGATCTCATCCGTCGGCGCGATGTTGGCCGCGAACAGCACCGCGCCGCACAGCGCGATGGACGTCTGCGGGAGATAGGCCTTCCGCCTTTCACCCTCTCGATCACCTGCCACTCCGTCATCACCATCGTCCGGCGCGCCGAGCTGGGCGGTGCCCACCGACACGCCGATGGCCACCGTCATCGCCTCCATGATGATCTTCCCGCCGATCTCGGTGGCGGTCATCTGCAGGTTCAGCCGATCCGTGATCCACAAAACGACCGCCGCCACCAGGATGCCGATGCCCATTTCCTCCACGGAGTCGATCACCACCTCGAGGAACGAGGCGTCCTTCCGCAGGCCAACGAAACGGTTGTACATCAGCAGCAGGCAGAAGGTCGCCAGCACGTACAGCAGGATGCGCAGCGGGTGGAGGATGAAGCCCGCCCACCACACCTCCATGGTGAAAAGCAGCGGCATGGAAAAGATCAGCCCACCCGCCAGACCGCGGCCATACTCCTGCAGAGACTGCGAAGGTGTCCTGGCATGGCTGAAGTCGATCATGGCACGGGATCATTTTCGCAAAGTATGTGCCAACCGCCTTCCCCTAGTCATTGTATGGAGTTGCGTAGCGTCTGAAGGACAGACGGTTGCAGGAAGATCGGGAGCGGAGGGCGAAATGCATCGCTTGAGAGCCTCGCCGGGAAAATTTCCGGGATTGCCGCCACCTGCTTGGGATCCCAGCATACAGGGTCAATCGCTCTCCCTCATGAACCGGATCATACCATTCCTCTGCATCAGCCTGCTGGCGGGTTGCTCCCGTGGCGGATGGTCTTTCACACCACCCGCCCAGACCGAGAATCTGGCGACGGGAATGAAGGGGAATGCCACGTTTTCCAATCGCTCGCCCTACATGGCGGTGGTCGATATAGGGGGCGACCGCAGATCGGTCGGCTCAGGCAGATCGGCCAGCTATGACGGCTTGGCGGGCTTGGTGCCCCTTGAGATCACGTTGATGGTGTCCGGCAGTGGGATGAAATGGAAGGAGATGCACTTTGATGCGGACAGCGGCTACTCGCTGGAGTTCAGATGACGAATAGGAAATCTTCGCATCATCATATCGTGATGCGAAGATTTGTTTCTTGAGTGGCGGGTTTTCCGGCATAGGCTGCGGCATGCCGCAAGCCGATCCCACCGATGACCTGAAGAAGTCCCTTTCCGAACGGATTCTCGTGCTGGACGGGGCGATGGGAACCACCATCCGCACCTACGGACTTCAGGAAAAAGACGCACGCGGGGAGCGGTTCGCCGATACCGATAAGGATCTGCTGAACAACGGCGACATCCTTTCCATCACCCGGCCGGACGTCATCGGGGACATCCACAAAAGGTTCTACGAGGCGGGTTCCCACATCTGCGAGACCAACACCTTCTCCGCCACCAGCATCGCCCAGAGTGAGTTCTTCGTCGAGGACCCGCGGGAACACGGCGGGCGGAAGGATCCGGAATTCTTCCAGAAAATCCTGGAGAACCCGTTCCTGAAAGACTTGGCGTGGGAGCTGAACTACGAATCCTCCCGGCTGTGCCGGAAATGGGCGGACAACATCGGCAGCGACACCGGCATCCGCCGCTATGTGGCCGGCGCCATCGGGCCGCTCACCGTTTCCCTCACCAACGGCCCGGACGCGAACGATCCCGCCTTCCGCGTGGTCACTTTCGACCAGGTGCTGGAAGACTACAAACATCAGGTGCGCGCGCTCATCGATGGCGGCTGCGACATCCTGATGGTGGAGACCATTTTCGACTCGCTCAACGCAAAGGCCGCCGTCGTCGCCATCCGCGAGGTGTATGACGAGATGAAGCGCCGCCTGCCGGTCATCGTCTCCGCCGCCGTCGGCCGCGGTGGTGAAACCATGATCTCCGCGCAGAAGGTGGAGGCGCTGTGGAATGCCTTCGCCCACATCGACCCGCTCGCCATCGGCCTGAACTGCTCCCTCGGCCCGGACCTGATGAAGCCGTTCCTGGAGGAACTCTCCGCCTGTGCCGCCACCCACGTCTCCTGCTACCCGAACGCCGGTCTGCCAAACCCTCTGGCCCCGACCGGCTTCGATCTCGAGCCGCCGCACATGCACGACTACATGGCCGAGTTCGCCCAGGCGGGCCTGCTCAACCTCGCCGGAGGATGCTGCGGCAACACCCCGGAGCACGTCGCCGCCATCGCACAGGCCGTCGCCAAATATGCTCCGAGGCAGGTTCCTGTGATTGGTTGAAACGAAACGCGGAGACGCAAAGGTCGCGGAGAGAAGCGCAGAGTTTTCAAGAGGAGCTGATGAAATCGAAGGAGGAACTAAATGAGTTGTCCGGGATCATCGTGGATGCCGCCATGGAGGTTCATCGTGAATTCGGCCCTGGATTGCTCGAACGTGTCTACGAAGCGGCCCTCTCCGCCGAACTGTTGATGCGCGGCATTTCATCCGAGAGGCAGGTCCCGTTGCCGGTGGTCTACAAGGGCAACGTTCTGGATGACGAAGGCTACCGGATCGACCTGCTGGTGGAGGACTGCATTGTCGTGGAACTGAAAACCGTTTCCGGTCTCCTTCCCATTCACGAAGCCCAACTTTCGACCTACCTAAGGTTGGCTCGCAAAAACCTCGGACTCCTGATCAACTTCCATACGGTTCTCCTGAAGGACGGGATCAAACGCCGCGTCCACCAGTTTCCATCCATCTGAACTCCGCGCCTCTCTCCGCGACCTCTTCATCTCCGCGTTTCGTTTTATCTTCCATGAAAACCATTCCCCACGCTCTCCGCCTTTCCGGTACGGACGCCTACAACCACACCGCGGACAAGCGTTTCCTGATGATCGGGGAGCGTACGAACGTCGCCGGCTCCCCGCAGTTCGCGAAGTTGGTCCGTGCGGGGGACCTGGAGGCGGCGGTGGAGGTCGCCCGCCAGCAGGTGGAGAACGGCGCGAACGTGATCGACATCTGCTTTGATGACGGCCTCATCGACGGCAAGGCGATGATGAGCCAGTTCCTGCGCCTGGTACAGGGGGAGCCGGATGTGGCGAAGGTGCCCATCATGGTGGATTCTTCGAAGTGGGAGATTTTGGAAGAGGGGCTGAAGTATCTGCAGGGCAAAGGGATCGTGAACTCCATTTCGCTGAAGGAAGGCGAGGAGATTTTCAAATCCCACGCCCGCCACATCATGAAATACGGCGCGGCGGTGGTGGTGATGGCCTTCGATGAAAAGGGTCAGGCCGCGACCTTTGAGGAGAAGATCCGCATCTGCGAGCGCGCCTACCGCATCCTGGTGGATGAGGTCGGATTCAATCAGGACGACATCATCTTCGACCCGAACATCCTCACCGTCGCGACGGGCATCGAGGAGCACAACAACTACGCGCTGGACTTCATCAATGCCACGCGGTGGATCAAGGAGAACCTCCCTGGTGCGAAGGTGTCAGGCGGTGTCTCGAACATTTCTTTCTCCTTTCGCGGCAACAACGTCGTGCGGGAGGCGATGCACTCCGCCTTCCTCTACCACGCGGGCAAGGCGGGCATGGACATGGGCATCGTCAACGCCGGCATGCTGGAGGTCTATGACGAGATCCCGAAGAACCTGCTGGAGGCGGTGGAAGACGTGCTGCTGAACCGCCGCGAAGATGCGACGGAACGCCTGCTGGACCTGGCGGAGAGCTTCAAAGGCAAGGGCGGCAAGAAGGTGGAGGAGGATCTTTCCTGGCGGAATGAGTCCGTGGAGAAGCGGCTGGAGTACGCGCTGCTGAAAGGCATCGACAAGTTCATCGACGAGGACACGGAGGAGGCCCGCGTGAAATACGTGCGCCCGCTCAAGGTCATCGAGGGACCGCTGATGGATGGCATGGGTGTGGTGGGCGACCTCTTCGGCGCGGGGAAAATGTTCCTGCCGCAGGTGGTGAAGTCCGCGCGCGTGATGAAAAAGTCCGTCGCCTGGCTGACGCCCTTCATGGAGGCGGACAAGGCCGCGAACCTTGCGGGCGACATCGAGGCGCTGCGGAAGGGAGATCCATCGCTCACCTACGAGGAAGCACTGGTGAAGGCGGAGCGCGGGCGTTCCGCCGGCCGTTTCCTCATCGCCACCGTGAAGGGGGACGTGCATGACATCGGCAAGAACATCGTCGGCGTGGTGCTGGCCTGCAACGGCTTCGAGGTCACGGACATGGGAGTGATGGTTTCCTGCGACAAGATCCTGGCGAAGGCGAAGGAGATCGGTGCGGACGTCATCGGCCTTTCCGGCCTCATCACGCCATCGCTGGATGAGATGGTCCACGTGGCGAAGGAGATGGAGAAGGGGGGCATGAAGCTGCCGCTGCTCATCGGCGGTGCGACCACCTCGTCCGCGCACACTTCCATCAAGATCGCGCCGCACTACTCCGGTGCTGTGGTGCACGTGCTGGACGCGTCCCGCTCCGTGCCGGTGACGACGGCCCTCCTTTCCGCGGACCAGCGTGATGCCTTCGTGGCCGAGAACCTGGCGAAGCAGGAGAAGCAACGTGCTGCCTTCCTGGGCGGACCGAA comes from the Luteolibacter sp. SL250 genome and includes:
- a CDS encoding DNA topoisomerase IB, whose product is MKKPRVIAVRSEDGIVRLVYTTDTMPGYRRHRRGTGFSFLQPDGKVLADRAERRRILSLAVPPAYEDVWICMLENGHLQATGIDARGRKQYRYHPQWHAGSADRKYGLLSSFAAALPRIRQQVAKALSRPTLTRDRVIAGIVALLDSTGYRIGNARYEKENRTFGLSTLLNRHLREADGQLTLRFRGKAGQEHLAEIANPRLVRLVSELQELPGQHLFRYEDRDGGLHDIGTADVNGWLKEITGGDYTAKQFRTWKATVLCARELAKEPPPDTRTARERVIRQSIKDTALRLHHTPATCRKYYIHPALLAAYRTGDLFRIMHALPPRLRRTDGTAGLRSDERRVHKILESRTERRTRTGKSQATAASLTAITKKLEVSGGRM
- a CDS encoding homocysteine S-methyltransferase family protein, whose translation is MPQADPTDDLKKSLSERILVLDGAMGTTIRTYGLQEKDARGERFADTDKDLLNNGDILSITRPDVIGDIHKRFYEAGSHICETNTFSATSIAQSEFFVEDPREHGGRKDPEFFQKILENPFLKDLAWELNYESSRLCRKWADNIGSDTGIRRYVAGAIGPLTVSLTNGPDANDPAFRVVTFDQVLEDYKHQVRALIDGGCDILMVETIFDSLNAKAAVVAIREVYDEMKRRLPVIVSAAVGRGGETMISAQKVEALWNAFAHIDPLAIGLNCSLGPDLMKPFLEELSACAATHVSCYPNAGLPNPLAPTGFDLEPPHMHDYMAEFAQAGLLNLAGGCCGNTPEHVAAIAQAVAKYAPRQVPVIG
- a CDS encoding TIGR02587 family membrane protein is translated as MIDFSHARTPSQSLQEYGRGLAGGLIFSMPLLFTMEVWWAGFILHPLRILLYVLATFCLLLMYNRFVGLRKDASFLEVVIDSVEEMGIGILVAAVVLWITDRLNLQMTATEIGGKIIMEAMTVAIGVSVGTAQLGAPDDGDDGVAGDREGERRKAYLPQTSIALCGAVLFAANIAPTDEIGVIAMESAPWKLLLMVGCGLGLSSLILHFTDFRGAAAHTLTDTVCLKARGVTTTYAVALVAAISALWFFGKLDGQPAPLVTAMTVVLSVPAALGASAGRFLLQTGGSAGKDDPS
- a CDS encoding GxxExxY protein, which gives rise to MKSKEELNELSGIIVDAAMEVHREFGPGLLERVYEAALSAELLMRGISSERQVPLPVVYKGNVLDDEGYRIDLLVEDCIVVELKTVSGLLPIHEAQLSTYLRLARKNLGLLINFHTVLLKDGIKRRVHQFPSI